A portion of the Adhaeribacter radiodurans genome contains these proteins:
- a CDS encoding glycosyltransferase family protein, which produces MKKVGIISQVRMTSTRLPGKVLLPVKNQPLLKYHTDRLKKNNFPIYLATTTNATDDVIAQFAEQEGVYCYRGNEDNVLSRYYETALENQLDVIVRVTSDCPLVDGDLIKTGVEKYLQWQNETIYLSNSIVRTFPRGFDFEIFSFQQLEEAFLKAETTFQKEHVTPYIKEHAQAEHVVYSEDASDLRITVDTPEDFQLIKILIEDFQADTLSYQEIIKLLRSHPELVKINAHIEQKKG; this is translated from the coding sequence TTGAAAAAAGTCGGTATTATTTCTCAGGTAAGAATGACAAGCACCCGGTTACCGGGTAAAGTTTTGTTGCCCGTGAAAAACCAACCTTTATTAAAATACCATACCGATAGGTTAAAAAAAAATAATTTTCCGATTTATCTGGCTACTACCACCAATGCTACCGATGATGTAATTGCCCAATTTGCGGAACAGGAAGGTGTTTATTGTTACCGGGGCAACGAGGACAATGTTCTTTCAAGGTATTACGAAACGGCGCTAGAAAACCAATTAGATGTTATCGTACGGGTTACCTCGGATTGCCCCCTTGTAGACGGCGATTTAATAAAAACAGGAGTAGAAAAATACCTGCAGTGGCAAAACGAAACCATTTACTTGTCTAATTCAATTGTACGCACTTTTCCACGCGGTTTTGACTTTGAAATTTTTTCATTTCAGCAATTAGAAGAAGCATTTTTAAAGGCCGAAACCACTTTTCAAAAAGAACATGTTACACCATACATAAAAGAGCACGCCCAGGCGGAGCATGTAGTTTATTCCGAAGATGCCAGTGACTTACGAATAACCGTAGATACGCCCGAAGATTTTCAATTAATAAAAATATTAATCGAGGATTTTCAGGCCGATACTTTATCTTATCAGGAGATAATAAAATTATTGCGCAGCCATCCGGAACTGGTAAAAATAAACGCCCACATTGAACAGAAAAAAGGATAA
- the pseI gene encoding pseudaminic acid synthase, translating into MLEVTIGNRKIGPAHRPFIIAEMSGNHNQSLDRALAIVDAAADAGADAIKLQTYTPDTMTIEGVHTIEDPNSLWKNRELYDLYREAYTPWEWHQALFNRARERGILAFSSPFDETAVDFLESLQVPAYKIASFENTDLPLLKKVAATGKPVIISTGVATVAEIDEAVRTLQANGCTDIILLKCTSTYPSSPENTNLRTIPHLAQLFNLPVGLSDHTMGVGASVAAVALGACVIEKHFTLRRADGGVDSAFSLEPQELQSLVVESERAFLALGTIQYGVQKAEKNSRLYKRSIYVAKDVQAGEPFTKENIRIIRPNEGLEPKYLEQVLNKTAKTFIKAGTPLTWELL; encoded by the coding sequence ATGTTAGAAGTAACCATTGGCAATCGTAAAATTGGTCCGGCGCACCGGCCGTTTATTATTGCCGAAATGTCAGGAAATCACAATCAGTCGCTCGACCGCGCCTTAGCCATTGTAGATGCCGCCGCCGATGCGGGAGCAGATGCCATAAAATTGCAAACCTACACCCCCGATACCATGACGATTGAGGGCGTACACACCATCGAAGATCCGAATTCGCTTTGGAAAAACCGGGAATTATATGATTTATACCGCGAGGCGTATACTCCCTGGGAGTGGCACCAAGCCTTATTTAACCGAGCCCGGGAAAGAGGTATTCTGGCATTCAGTTCACCTTTCGATGAAACGGCCGTTGATTTTCTGGAAAGCTTACAGGTACCCGCTTATAAAATTGCCTCTTTCGAAAATACGGACTTGCCTTTACTTAAAAAAGTAGCCGCTACCGGCAAACCCGTTATTATTTCCACGGGCGTAGCCACAGTGGCTGAAATCGACGAAGCCGTACGTACTTTACAGGCTAACGGCTGTACCGATATTATTTTACTAAAATGTACCAGCACATACCCCTCTTCGCCGGAAAATACCAATCTGCGTACCATTCCCCATTTAGCGCAATTATTTAATTTGCCGGTCGGTTTATCCGACCACACCATGGGCGTGGGAGCTTCGGTAGCTGCAGTTGCTTTAGGAGCTTGTGTTATTGAAAAGCATTTTACCTTGCGCCGCGCGGATGGTGGCGTAGATTCAGCGTTTTCTTTGGAACCGCAGGAACTGCAATCGTTAGTGGTGGAATCTGAACGGGCATTTCTGGCTTTGGGAACTATCCAATACGGAGTTCAGAAAGCCGAAAAAAATAGCCGTTTGTACAAACGTTCCATTTACGTGGCCAAAGATGTACAAGCCGGAGAACCATTCACGAAAGAAAATATTCGTATTATTCGTCCGAATGAAGGTTTGGAGCCGAAGTATTTAGAGCAGGTATTAAATAAAACGGCTAAGACCTTTATTAAGGCGGGTACCCCTTTAACCTGGGAGTTGCTCTAA
- the pseC gene encoding UDP-4-amino-4,6-dideoxy-N-acetyl-beta-L-altrosamine transaminase yields the protein MQPIPYGKQQITEEDIQAVVQTLQSDFLTQGPKIEEFENKFAQYIGCVYAVAVANGTAALHLCAMALGVNEQSNVITTPITFVASANCVRYCGGTVWFADIDPATGLMDIDKVRDLLKSKPKGFFTGIIPVDFAGLPVHLEAFRQLADEYNLWILEDACHAPGGYFLDNQGQKQLCGNGKYADLAIFSFHPVKHIATGEGGMITTNNKELYDKLVLLRTHGITKKPELLPKDKGGWYYEMQELGYNYRIPDILTALGISQLNRADAGLQKRREIAARYDEVFGQDENIIILNPAAYSDDKSETGHAYHLYVILVKNRRGLYDYLRQHHIYAQVHYIPVHTMPYYQQLGWQQGDFPAAENYYEQCLSLPMYPTLSKEEQEFVIEKVLAFVNEQ from the coding sequence ATGCAACCCATTCCGTACGGGAAACAACAAATTACCGAAGAAGACATTCAGGCGGTTGTACAAACGCTGCAATCCGACTTTTTAACTCAAGGTCCTAAGATTGAAGAATTTGAAAATAAGTTTGCGCAATATATTGGGTGTGTGTATGCAGTTGCCGTAGCAAATGGCACTGCCGCTTTGCACCTGTGCGCGATGGCTCTGGGCGTGAATGAACAAAGTAACGTTATTACTACCCCTATTACTTTTGTGGCTTCGGCAAATTGCGTGCGGTATTGCGGCGGTACCGTTTGGTTTGCCGATATTGATCCGGCTACGGGTTTAATGGACATTGACAAAGTCAGAGATTTACTAAAAAGTAAACCGAAAGGCTTTTTTACCGGAATTATACCCGTAGATTTTGCCGGTTTACCCGTTCATTTAGAAGCCTTCCGGCAATTAGCCGACGAGTATAATCTGTGGATATTGGAAGATGCTTGTCACGCACCAGGTGGTTATTTTTTAGATAATCAAGGTCAAAAACAATTGTGCGGTAACGGTAAGTACGCCGATTTAGCAATTTTCTCATTTCATCCGGTAAAGCATATTGCTACCGGGGAAGGCGGCATGATTACGACCAATAACAAAGAATTATACGATAAGTTAGTGCTCTTGCGTACGCACGGCATTACTAAAAAACCCGAATTATTGCCCAAGGATAAAGGTGGTTGGTACTACGAAATGCAGGAACTAGGCTACAATTACCGAATTCCGGATATACTAACGGCTTTAGGCATTTCGCAACTAAACCGGGCCGATGCAGGTTTGCAAAAACGCCGGGAAATAGCCGCTCGCTACGACGAAGTTTTTGGTCAGGATGAAAATATTATTATTTTGAATCCGGCGGCTTATTCCGATGATAAATCCGAAACTGGACATGCCTATCATTTATATGTTATTTTAGTAAAAAACCGGCGGGGTTTATACGATTACTTGCGGCAGCATCACATTTATGCCCAGGTGCATTATATTCCGGTGCATACCATGCCCTATTATCAGCAACTAGGATGGCAGCAAGGCGATTTTCCGGCGGCCGAAAATTATTACGAACAATGTTTAAGCCTGCCCATGTATCCTACTTTATCAAAAGAGGAACAGGAATTTGTAATTGAAAAAGTTTTAGCGTTCGTGAACGAGCAATAA
- a CDS encoding HAD family hydrolase: protein MVLVFDLDDTLYEEITFVKSGFKAVANYLAPLINCPEEELFTKLLNRLEAGGRGSIFNDVLTKYGKNSQKLVTKCLSIYRLHAPEIQLYPDAIRCLERFRHYPLYVVTDGNKLVQQNKVKALHVSDKVKKVFITHRFGIKNAKPSVYCFELIGKLEKTEPANIVYIGDNPSKDFVGLKPLGFKTIRIMRGNYRHLQPGEAYEADRNILSLDEITEEFLKNL, encoded by the coding sequence ATGGTATTAGTATTTGACCTGGACGATACCCTTTACGAAGAAATTACTTTTGTTAAAAGCGGATTTAAAGCGGTCGCCAATTACTTAGCGCCTTTAATTAATTGCCCCGAAGAAGAATTATTTACTAAATTACTAAATCGACTCGAAGCAGGTGGCCGGGGTTCTATTTTTAATGATGTTCTGACAAAGTACGGCAAGAACTCCCAAAAACTGGTAACAAAATGTCTGAGTATTTACCGGCTCCATGCCCCTGAAATTCAATTGTACCCCGATGCTATTCGATGTTTAGAGCGTTTCCGCCATTATCCTTTGTACGTAGTAACAGATGGTAATAAGTTAGTGCAACAGAATAAAGTAAAAGCTTTACACGTTTCCGATAAAGTAAAAAAGGTTTTTATTACGCATCGCTTTGGTATTAAAAATGCGAAACCTTCGGTGTATTGTTTTGAATTAATTGGTAAGTTAGAGAAAACCGAACCTGCCAACATAGTGTACATTGGTGATAACCCCAGCAAAGATTTTGTCGGATTAAAACCCCTCGGATTTAAAACTATCCGGATAATGCGGGGTAATTACCGTCATTTACAGCCGGGCGAAGCTTACGAAGCCGACCGAAACATCTTAAGCTTAGACGAAATAACCGAAGAATTTTTAAAGAATTTATAA
- a CDS encoding NAD-dependent epimerase/dehydratase family protein has product MYKGKKVFISGGNGVIGNELVQKLHEAGAILLIGDLKDRPTHWPSDIQYRKGDLNYITAAELQTFAPEYFFHLAATFERSKETYGFWEENYQHNVNLSHHLMTEIKDLPSIKKVIFASSYLIYDPILYNFQEPAAAPYSLKETDPILPRNLTGSAKLNHEIELRFLEDFRGEQFQTICVRIYRSYGKNSRDIISRWVRALLNQESLTVFKKEGIFDYIYAGDVAEGLMRLGPTAFKGIINLGSGKARKVAEMIDVLKQHFPALTYQEENSDILYEASQADMTLFQKVTGWLPARKLEDTIPEIISYEQDALTKQLATSSTGNVLVTSIARKVPMLEAIKSAVKKFDPDILLYGADVSSEIIGKHFVDRFWQMPRITDLSVEELLHYCQQENITLIIPSRDGELVFWAAHKDSLAANGISVMLSSLSAVQVCLDKLQFYQTLNAKNLPLIPTVEAIEDLEDTERYVVKERYGAGALNMGLNLSKQDASTHAQKLQHPIFQPFIAGQEYSLDMYVTQQGKVKGIIARTRDLVINGESQITQTVSFPALEKLGQELATAISLSGHVVVQVLVSPDGQFHVIECNSRFGGASTLSVQCGLDSFYWALLEAQGEDLDVYPFARTSEKKQIRFAQDLVV; this is encoded by the coding sequence ATGTATAAAGGAAAAAAGGTATTTATCAGCGGTGGCAACGGCGTTATTGGCAATGAGTTAGTCCAGAAATTACACGAAGCCGGCGCCATTTTACTAATTGGCGATTTAAAAGATCGTCCTACTCATTGGCCATCTGACATTCAATACCGCAAAGGCGATTTAAACTATATAACCGCCGCTGAGTTGCAGACTTTTGCCCCGGAGTATTTCTTTCATTTAGCGGCCACGTTCGAGCGCTCCAAAGAAACGTATGGTTTTTGGGAAGAAAATTACCAGCACAACGTAAACCTGAGCCACCATTTAATGACGGAAATAAAAGATCTTCCGTCTATAAAAAAAGTAATTTTTGCGTCGAGTTACCTGATTTACGATCCAATTTTATACAACTTTCAGGAGCCTGCTGCTGCGCCTTATTCTTTAAAAGAAACAGACCCAATCCTGCCTCGCAATTTAACCGGTTCGGCCAAGTTAAACCACGAAATTGAATTACGCTTTTTAGAGGATTTCCGAGGAGAGCAATTTCAAACCATTTGCGTGCGGATTTACCGCAGCTACGGAAAAAACTCCCGCGATATAATATCGCGTTGGGTGCGGGCTTTGTTAAATCAGGAAAGTTTAACGGTTTTTAAAAAAGAAGGCATTTTCGATTATATCTACGCCGGTGATGTGGCCGAAGGTTTAATGCGCTTGGGACCTACCGCTTTTAAAGGCATTATAAATTTGGGTAGTGGTAAAGCTAGAAAAGTTGCAGAAATGATTGATGTGCTAAAACAGCACTTCCCGGCTTTAACTTACCAGGAAGAAAATTCCGACATATTATACGAAGCATCGCAGGCGGATATGACTTTGTTCCAAAAAGTAACAGGCTGGCTGCCTGCGAGAAAACTGGAAGATACCATACCGGAGATAATTTCCTACGAACAAGACGCCCTAACAAAACAACTAGCAACCTCCTCTACTGGCAATGTTTTGGTAACCAGTATTGCCCGCAAAGTACCCATGTTAGAGGCAATAAAATCAGCGGTTAAGAAGTTTGATCCTGATATATTGTTGTATGGGGCCGATGTTAGTTCTGAAATAATTGGAAAACACTTTGTAGATCGTTTCTGGCAAATGCCCCGTATAACGGATCTTTCAGTAGAAGAATTGCTCCACTATTGCCAGCAAGAAAATATTACCTTAATTATTCCTTCCCGCGACGGAGAACTGGTATTTTGGGCTGCCCATAAAGACTCGCTCGCCGCTAATGGAATTTCCGTTATGCTGAGCTCTTTATCGGCCGTGCAGGTTTGTTTAGATAAGTTACAATTTTATCAAACCTTAAACGCTAAAAATTTACCATTAATTCCTACTGTTGAAGCTATAGAAGATTTAGAGGACACTGAACGGTACGTAGTAAAAGAAAGGTATGGCGCCGGGGCTTTAAACATGGGCCTTAACTTAAGTAAGCAAGATGCTAGTACGCACGCCCAGAAATTACAACATCCCATATTTCAGCCTTTTATTGCAGGCCAGGAATACAGCCTGGATATGTACGTAACTCAACAAGGCAAAGTAAAAGGTATAATTGCCCGCACCCGGGACTTAGTAATCAACGGCGAATCGCAGATTACCCAAACCGTTTCGTTTCCGGCTCTGGAAAAATTAGGCCAGGAACTAGCCACGGCCATATCGTTAAGCGGCCACGTGGTGGTACAAGTATTGGTTTCTCCTGATGGGCAATTTCATGTAATAGAATGTAACAGTCGTTTTGGTGGCGCCTCTACTTTAAGCGTACAATGCGGATTAGATTCCTTTTATTGGGCTTTACTGGAAGCTCAGGGCGAAGATTTAGACGTTTACCCGTTTGCCCGCACGTCAGAAAAAAAACAAATCCGGTTTGCCCAAGACTTGGTTGTATAA
- a CDS encoding GNAT family N-acetyltransferase, translating to MQVTKYQALSKESYFFQDYSIVTLRESDIFLIKEWRNSQLAVLRQKAPLTNTDQENYYRQAVLPIFTQSQPKIILFSFLKNNTCIGYGGLTNIDWESRRFEMSFLVDPVIYQNQEQYQVSFSAFITLMKQVAFEDLNFNRIFTETYDIRPYHIAILEQNGFQFEGRMRQHVVIDQQLVDSLLHGFLKEYHV from the coding sequence ATGCAGGTAACTAAATACCAGGCACTTTCTAAAGAATCTTACTTTTTTCAGGATTATAGTATTGTTACTTTGCGGGAAAGTGACATTTTCTTAATTAAAGAATGGCGTAACAGTCAATTGGCCGTTTTACGCCAAAAAGCTCCTTTAACCAATACCGATCAGGAAAATTATTATCGCCAAGCTGTTTTGCCTATATTTACCCAGTCGCAGCCTAAAATTATTTTATTCAGTTTTTTAAAAAACAATACGTGCATTGGCTACGGTGGCCTAACGAATATTGATTGGGAATCACGGCGGTTCGAAATGTCTTTTCTGGTAGACCCGGTCATTTACCAGAATCAGGAACAATACCAGGTGAGTTTTTCGGCTTTTATCACGCTAATGAAACAGGTAGCGTTTGAGGACTTAAATTTTAACCGGATATTTACCGAAACGTACGACATTCGACCTTACCATATTGCCATTTTAGAACAAAATGGTTTTCAGTTTGAGGGTCGGATGCGGCAACACGTAGTTATTGACCAGCAATTGGTGGATTCCCTGTTGCACGGTTTTTTAAAAGAATATCATGTATAA
- the pseB gene encoding UDP-N-acetylglucosamine 4,6-dehydratase (inverting) — MQLDLNNKAILITGATGSFGKKFVQTVLERWPQVKRVVIFSRDELKQFEMSQVFSPQKYKAIRYFIGDVRDGDRLKRACEGIDIIVHAAALKQVPAAEYNPMECIKTNIFGAENVINAALDCGVKKVVALSTDKAAAPINLYGATKLCSDKLFVAANNMKGSRDLTFSVVRYGNVIGSRGSVVPFFLSKRHEGVLPITHPHMTRFNISLEDGVEMVLHALEHAWGGEIFVPKIPSYRIIDVATAIAPTAQPHIVGIRPGEKLHEEMITESDSHNTVELEKYYVILPSTPVWSIENFMKKFQGNFVEPGFRYNSESNTDWLTPEQIREQIKQHVDPTFSV, encoded by the coding sequence ATGCAATTAGATTTAAATAATAAAGCAATTTTAATCACTGGCGCTACTGGCTCCTTTGGTAAAAAGTTCGTTCAAACGGTTTTAGAACGTTGGCCTCAAGTAAAGCGCGTGGTTATTTTTTCGCGCGACGAATTAAAACAATTCGAAATGAGCCAGGTATTCTCGCCGCAAAAGTACAAAGCCATTCGTTATTTTATTGGCGATGTGCGCGATGGGGATCGCTTGAAACGGGCCTGTGAAGGAATTGACATAATTGTGCACGCGGCCGCTTTAAAGCAAGTACCAGCGGCCGAGTACAACCCAATGGAATGCATTAAAACCAATATTTTTGGGGCGGAAAACGTAATTAATGCCGCTTTGGACTGTGGCGTTAAAAAAGTAGTGGCCCTAAGTACCGATAAAGCCGCCGCCCCCATTAATCTGTACGGTGCTACCAAGCTTTGCTCCGATAAATTATTTGTGGCTGCCAATAACATGAAAGGCTCCCGCGATTTAACTTTTTCGGTGGTACGCTACGGTAATGTAATTGGCTCCCGGGGTTCGGTAGTGCCTTTTTTCCTGAGTAAACGACACGAAGGCGTTTTGCCTATTACTCATCCGCACATGACTCGTTTTAATATTTCGCTGGAAGACGGAGTAGAAATGGTTTTACACGCTCTGGAACATGCCTGGGGAGGAGAAATATTTGTTCCTAAAATTCCTTCTTACCGCATCATTGACGTTGCCACGGCTATTGCCCCTACTGCGCAGCCCCACATTGTAGGAATCCGTCCCGGCGAGAAATTACACGAAGAAATGATTACCGAATCAGATTCGCACAACACCGTTGAATTAGAAAAATATTACGTTATTCTTCCTTCTACGCCGGTTTGGTCTATTGAAAATTTTATGAAAAAATTTCAGGGCAATTTCGTGGAACCAGGTTTCCGGTATAATTCCGAATCAAACACCGATTGGTTAACCCCGGAACAAATCCGCGAACAAATAAAACAACACGTTGATCCTACCTTCTCGGTTTAA
- a CDS encoding T9SS type B sorting domain-containing protein — protein sequence MKHFLLLFLLVSSLTALAQKEANIWYFGEYAGLDFNRGEVTVLKNGKTNTQEGTTSVADKNGNLLFYSDGITVWNKNHTPMPNGFGLTGHKSAIQSVIAVPKPGSATLYYLFTVDAIENDLSNGLRYSVLDMSLQNGLGDITATKNVLLEAPVTEKLTVVRHTNNKDFWILVHKWNSYEFSSYLLTSLGVNTKPVISKTSFYHGGEMLNAIGFLKASVDGKKLALAVRGSNRFELFNFDAKTGLLSNGIVSPEIYVNALGVEFSPDGKKLYGAVATSRQIFQFDLTASKTQIFSSGFVIGNSVDVLCGLQLAPDGRIYATRRYSNYLGVIQNPNQTGTASNFVDDGLYLGSGKYVWFSLPNFLPQYLQIQPIIESFDFTNTCEGDSTLFTIENILSNHEYVWNFGDLKSGASNLSTKLKPAHKFTNPGQYLVKLTVKAESEWYSIEKKITIYGRPLLYLGADTTLCKDEKLMLGKSIGNVSYKWQDNSTQATYEVTKSGKYWVEIINENGCSYTDTIEVKYRENSCQPIIPNIITPNGDGLNETFSIKGAPNKKWQIKIFNRWGNLVYQNPNYENEWNAGQQPDGVYYYVLHDLTSQQTLKGYVEVMK from the coding sequence ATGAAGCATTTTTTACTTTTATTTTTATTGGTAAGCTCTTTAACAGCATTGGCTCAAAAGGAAGCCAACATCTGGTATTTTGGCGAATATGCGGGCTTAGATTTTAATCGCGGAGAAGTAACTGTTTTAAAGAATGGAAAAACGAATACCCAGGAAGGCACCACCAGTGTAGCAGATAAAAATGGGAATTTACTTTTTTATTCCGATGGCATAACCGTTTGGAACAAAAATCATACTCCAATGCCTAATGGGTTTGGATTAACCGGGCATAAATCGGCCATTCAATCGGTTATTGCTGTTCCTAAACCAGGATCGGCTACTTTGTACTATCTTTTTACCGTAGATGCCATTGAAAACGATTTGAGCAATGGCTTGCGTTATTCTGTTTTAGATATGTCGCTGCAAAATGGTTTAGGCGATATTACTGCTACTAAAAATGTTCTGCTGGAGGCACCAGTTACCGAAAAATTAACGGTAGTTCGCCATACCAACAATAAAGATTTCTGGATTCTGGTTCATAAATGGAATTCTTATGAATTTTCTTCTTATTTGCTCACCAGCTTAGGAGTAAATACCAAACCTGTTATTAGCAAAACAAGTTTTTACCATGGCGGTGAAATGCTAAATGCGATTGGCTTTTTAAAGGCATCCGTAGATGGTAAAAAGTTGGCATTAGCTGTTAGAGGTTCCAACAGATTTGAACTTTTTAATTTTGACGCGAAAACGGGTCTACTATCAAATGGTATTGTGTCGCCGGAAATTTATGTAAATGCTTTAGGCGTGGAGTTTTCGCCGGATGGGAAAAAACTATATGGAGCCGTTGCCACAAGCAGGCAGATTTTTCAATTTGACTTAACCGCATCCAAAACTCAAATCTTTAGTAGCGGTTTCGTGATTGGTAATTCCGTAGATGTGTTATGTGGCCTCCAGTTAGCACCTGATGGCAGAATTTACGCAACCCGCCGGTATAGTAATTATCTGGGAGTAATTCAAAATCCAAACCAAACAGGAACGGCATCTAATTTTGTAGATGATGGTTTATATCTAGGTTCCGGCAAATACGTTTGGTTCAGTTTGCCCAATTTTCTTCCTCAGTATTTACAAATTCAACCAATAATTGAAAGTTTCGATTTTACTAATACTTGCGAAGGCGATAGTACCTTATTTACTATTGAAAATATACTGTCCAATCATGAATACGTCTGGAATTTTGGTGATTTAAAATCAGGCGCGTCTAACTTATCTACTAAACTTAAACCGGCTCACAAATTTACCAATCCGGGCCAGTATTTGGTGAAGCTAACAGTTAAAGCCGAAAGTGAATGGTATTCAATAGAAAAAAAGATTACCATTTACGGACGACCACTTCTTTATCTGGGGGCTGATACGACTTTGTGTAAAGACGAGAAATTAATGTTAGGTAAGTCGATTGGGAATGTTAGTTACAAATGGCAGGATAATTCTACGCAGGCAACTTATGAGGTAACAAAATCAGGTAAATATTGGGTGGAAATAATTAACGAAAATGGCTGCTCCTATACCGATACCATTGAAGTAAAATACCGGGAAAACAGTTGTCAACCAATCATTCCGAATATTATAACGCCCAATGGGGACGGTTTAAACGAAACATTTTCCATAAAAGGAGCACCAAATAAAAAATGGCAAATTAAAATCTTTAACCGCTGGGGAAATTTAGTTTACCAGAATCCGAATTATGAAAATGAATGGAATGCCGGGCAACAACCGGATGGAGTTTACTATTACGTACTTCATGATCTAACTTCTCAACAGACCTTGAAGGGATATGTAGAAGTGATGAAATAA
- a CDS encoding class I SAM-dependent methyltransferase: MPTIELNKYGFHEVKEKPSEAELEIYYSQKYYQDTKGTYEKAYAAQEQQYIYNKIAQKQLVLEKHFNLTSLLPLSLLDVGSGEGWVLSYYKQRNWQVTGLDFSRYGCETFNPGCLENLLTGNIYENIQKLIAQKEKFTVIWLDNVLEHVVNPHQLLLNCRELVADNGALVVEVPNDFSPLQQYLKETGAIDSDFWVALPDHLSYFNKAGLLNIAADSGWDEVFTMADFPIDFALVNPDTNYVKDRSKGKECNQARIQIDNLMHTISIDKTVEYYRALADLGMGRQIISFFKPHNHAGN, translated from the coding sequence TTGCCTACTATCGAACTAAATAAATATGGATTTCACGAAGTCAAAGAAAAACCTTCGGAAGCAGAACTGGAAATCTATTACTCCCAAAAATATTACCAGGATACTAAAGGCACGTACGAGAAAGCCTACGCCGCGCAGGAGCAACAATACATTTATAACAAAATAGCGCAAAAGCAATTGGTGCTGGAGAAACATTTTAACCTAACCAGCTTGTTGCCGCTCTCTTTGCTGGATGTAGGCTCCGGCGAAGGTTGGGTTTTAAGCTATTATAAACAGCGCAACTGGCAAGTTACAGGTCTGGATTTCAGCCGTTACGGCTGTGAAACTTTTAACCCCGGCTGTCTCGAGAACCTGTTAACAGGTAACATTTACGAAAACATTCAGAAATTAATCGCCCAAAAAGAAAAGTTTACGGTTATCTGGCTGGATAATGTACTAGAACACGTGGTAAACCCGCATCAACTTTTACTAAACTGCCGCGAACTGGTAGCCGATAATGGAGCCTTAGTAGTGGAAGTACCCAACGACTTTTCGCCTTTGCAGCAGTATCTAAAAGAAACAGGAGCTATCGATTCTGATTTTTGGGTGGCTTTACCCGATCATTTATCTTATTTTAATAAAGCGGGATTACTAAATATTGCAGCAGATTCGGGTTGGGATGAAGTTTTTACCATGGCTGATTTTCCGATTGACTTTGCTTTAGTAAATCCGGATACCAACTACGTAAAAGATCGAAGCAAAGGTAAAGAATGCAACCAGGCCCGCATCCAAATTGATAACCTGATGCATACTATTTCAATTGATAAAACCGTAGAATACTACCGCGCCTTAGCCGATTTAGGGATGGGTCGCCAGATTATTTCTTTCTTTAAACCTCATAATCATGCAGGTAACTAA